In the genome of Acidovorax sp. 69, the window CCGTCGTGGCTGCCGTTCTCGTCGGCGTAGCTGGGGTGCGGGCCGCGCGCATACGGCAGGTCGAACACATAGTCCATCTCGGCCGTGGTGAGCGGAATGGGGGGCGGATTGAGCCACACATCGCGCGCGGTCACACCCTCGCCATGCGCCTGCACCATGGCGCGGGCGTTGCCAGGGTTGGTCTCCAGATGCATCACGCGGTTGGCGTGGGCATAAAGCACTGGGTCGCTTTTGACCTGCTCGTAGCTAGGCAGGCGGATCACCGTTTTGTCGCGCGGGGGCACCTTGAGCTTGGCCTTGAGTGCCGGGTTGGCGACAAACAGCATGGGCTGAATGGCAGGGTTGGGCTCAGCTGTCTTAAGGTCTTTTTGGCCACCAGCGCTTGAGCCGCCTTTGCTACCAGCTACAAAATCAGGAGCATCATCCTTGCTGCAGGTGCTGCCTTGGGCTGCAGCCTGCTCACTGGTCGTCATGTAGGGGTTGATGTGGGCCTCAACACGGCCGGGTTCGTCCACGCTGGTGGAGTCGATCTCAAACCAGTCTTTGCCGCTCTCATCGTCTGGGCGACGCACAAAAGCCGTGCCGCGCACATCGGTGATTTTTTCCACCGGCTCGCGTGCAGCCAGGCGGTGGGCCACCTCGACCAGGGCTCGCTCGGCGTTACCGTACAGCAGCAGGTCGCACTTGGCGTCCACCACAATGCTGCGGCGTACCTTGTCACTCCAGTAGTCGTAATGCGCGATACGGCGCAAGCTGCCCTCAATGCCGCCCAGGATGATGGGCACGTCCTTGAAGGCCTCGCGGCAGCGCTGGCTGTAAACGATGGCGGCACGGTCAGGGCGCTTGCCACCGATGTCGCCCGGGGTGTAGGCATCGTCGCTGCGGATCTTGCGGTCAGCGGTGTACCGGTTGATCATCGAGTCCATGTTGCCCGCCGTCACGCCCCAGAATAGGTTGGGCTTGCCCAGCACCTTGAACGGGTCGGCGCTTTGCCAGTCAGGCTGGGCGATGATGCCCACGCGAAAGCCCTGCGCCTCCAGCGTGCGGCCGATCACCGCCATGCCGAAGCTTGGGTGATCCACATACGCATCGCCAGTCACCAGGATGATGTCGCAGCTGTCCCAGCCCAGTTTCTCCATCTCGGCGCGGCTCATCGGCAAGAACGGGGCCGTGCCAAAGCGTTTGGCCCAGTACGGACGGTAGCTGGTCAAAGGCTTTGCGGCGCGCGCAAAAAAGGAGACGTCAACGGGGGCGTTCATGCAATGGGGGTCGCGGCCACCCCGTGTGCGATGGGGTCTCGTGGGGCGCGGCTGTGGTGATTAACCCGTGATTTTACGTTGGCAGGCGATTTTTGTCGCCTTGAGGTCACTTGTCCCTCACTCCTGCAGGCTTGATAGAGATCCAACATATACTTGCTTTTGTCAATTAATTAAATGACAAAGGCATCTATGCGCCGTGCAACGCCAGACTCTCCACCCGCCACCGCCGTCTCGGCAAATGCCGTCAAGGCGGTGCGTCGCTTCAACCGTTTTTTCACCCGCCGCATGGGCGTGCTTGACCCTTACCTGGGCAGCAAGCTCTCGCTGACGGACGTGCGCGTGCTCTATGAGCTGGCCCACCGCGAGACGCCAGTGGCCAGCGAACTGGCGCGTGAGCTGGGACTGGACGGCGGCTACATGAGCCGAATCCTGCGGCGGTTCGAGCTGGCGGGCTGGATCAGCCGCAGCGCGAGCCAGGCAGACGCCCGGCAAAGCGTGCTGACCCTCACGGCGGCGGGGCGGGAGGTGTTCGAGCCGCTGCAGCAGCGCTCACGCGATGAAGTCGCGGCTCTGCTGGCCCCCCTGCCCCCCGCGCGCCGCCAGGAGGTGGTGGACGCCATGGAACGCATCGAGACCCTGCTCGACCCAGCCTCCGGTGCCGGCACCAGCCCCCCCCGCATGGCTGTGCTGCGCGACCCCGTGCCTGGAGACATGGGCTGGGTGGTACAGCAGCACGGCGAAATCTACTGGCGTGAATACGGCTGGGACCGTCGATTTGAGGCCCTGGTCGCCGACATTGCCGCGCAGTTCGTGCACAAGTTCCAGCCCGCCTGGGAAAAGGCCTGGATCGCAGAGTTGGACGGCGAGCGGGTAGGCGCCGTCTTTGTTGTGCGCAAATCCCCCACCACGGCGCAATTGCGCATGTTGATCCTGACCCCCAAGGCACGCGGACTCGGCCTGGGCGCGCGACTGACCGACGAATGCCTTGCGTTTGCCCGTGCCAAGGGCTACAAGAAGATGGTGCTGTGGACCAACAGTTGCCTGACCGCAGCGCGTGGCATCTACAGCCAAAGAGGCTTCAAGCTATGCAAATCTGAGCCCTACGAGGGGTTTGGGCAGCACCTGGTGGGGGAAACCTGG includes:
- a CDS encoding YgiQ family radical SAM protein; this encodes MNAPVDVSFFARAAKPLTSYRPYWAKRFGTAPFLPMSRAEMEKLGWDSCDIILVTGDAYVDHPSFGMAVIGRTLEAQGFRVGIIAQPDWQSADPFKVLGKPNLFWGVTAGNMDSMINRYTADRKIRSDDAYTPGDIGGKRPDRAAIVYSQRCREAFKDVPIILGGIEGSLRRIAHYDYWSDKVRRSIVVDAKCDLLLYGNAERALVEVAHRLAAREPVEKITDVRGTAFVRRPDDESGKDWFEIDSTSVDEPGRVEAHINPYMTTSEQAAAQGSTCSKDDAPDFVAGSKGGSSAGGQKDLKTAEPNPAIQPMLFVANPALKAKLKVPPRDKTVIRLPSYEQVKSDPVLYAHANRVMHLETNPGNARAMVQAHGEGVTARDVWLNPPPIPLTTAEMDYVFDLPYARGPHPSYADENGSHDGVTKIPAWEMIRFSINIMRGCFGGCTFCSITEHEGRIIQSRSEDSIIQEIEDIRDKVKGFTGTISDLGGPTANMYRLGCRSPEIEAACRKPSCVYPGICQNLTTDHGPLIKIYRRGRALKGIKKILIGSGLRYDLAIKSPEYVKELVQHHVGGYLKIAPEHTESGPLTKMMKPGIGNYDKFKQLFEKFSEEAGKKQFLIPYFIAAHPGTSDEDMMNLAIWLKKNGFRADQVQTFYPSPMATATAMYHSGRNTLTRVRREMRDTDEESVDIVRGEKRRRLHKAFLRYHDPNNWPLLRDALKAMGRADLIGNGKHHLIPTFQPLTDGGYQSARRKNSTPVGASKPVAAAPIKSSQPQKGRILTQHTGLPPRVTGASAKPAAGKGFKKAR
- a CDS encoding GNAT family N-acetyltransferase, with translation MTKASMRRATPDSPPATAVSANAVKAVRRFNRFFTRRMGVLDPYLGSKLSLTDVRVLYELAHRETPVASELARELGLDGGYMSRILRRFELAGWISRSASQADARQSVLTLTAAGREVFEPLQQRSRDEVAALLAPLPPARRQEVVDAMERIETLLDPASGAGTSPPRMAVLRDPVPGDMGWVVQQHGEIYWREYGWDRRFEALVADIAAQFVHKFQPAWEKAWIAELDGERVGAVFVVRKSPTTAQLRMLILTPKARGLGLGARLTDECLAFARAKGYKKMVLWTNSCLTAARGIYSQRGFKLCKSEPYEGFGQHLVGETWELKL